The Streptococcus sp. 29896 genome includes a region encoding these proteins:
- a CDS encoding bifunctional Cof-type HAD-IIB family hydrolase/peptidylprolyl isomerase, which yields MDAKLKYRAKKIKIVFFDIDDTLRIKDTGYMPESIRQVFASLKKKGILTGIASGRAIYGLVPEIKALEPDYFAMINGSYVVDAKGNFLRKAVMSKELIQEALDWMASQGVDYGMMGGESAAISTRDQRISAAIDPIYENLPTDPDFYKEEDVYQLITFEQTGKEVQLPENLQDRLRSVRWHEISSDIVLQSASKAAGVAAVVEKLGLKPENVLVFGDGLNDLEVFDYAGISIAMGHSHPELQKKADYITKKVEEDGIFDALEKLGMVEKERTYPQLNLESVEGPVATIHTNHGDLRIQLFPEQAPKTVANFVALAKDGYYDGVIFHRIIQDFMIQGGDPTGTGMGGESIYGESFEDEFSMEVYNLRGALSMANAGPNTNGSQFFIVQADKVPYAKKELERGGWPAEIAAAYAEQGGTPHLDQRHTVFGHLVDQASFEVLDAIASVETGSMDKPVEDVVILGVEIED from the coding sequence ATGGATGCAAAATTAAAATACAGAGCAAAAAAGATTAAAATTGTTTTCTTCGATATTGACGATACCTTGCGCATCAAAGATACAGGCTACATGCCTGAGTCGATTCGACAGGTGTTTGCTTCTTTGAAGAAAAAGGGGATTCTGACCGGAATTGCTTCTGGTCGTGCCATTTACGGGCTGGTTCCTGAAATTAAGGCCTTGGAACCTGATTATTTTGCTATGATCAATGGTTCCTACGTTGTAGATGCCAAAGGGAATTTTCTTCGTAAGGCAGTCATGTCCAAAGAACTGATTCAAGAAGCCTTGGATTGGATGGCAAGTCAAGGAGTCGATTACGGTATGATGGGTGGCGAGTCAGCTGCCATTTCTACACGGGATCAGCGAATTAGCGCTGCCATTGATCCAATTTATGAAAACCTCCCAACGGATCCTGATTTTTACAAGGAAGAGGATGTCTATCAACTGATTACCTTTGAACAAACTGGTAAGGAAGTTCAATTGCCTGAGAACTTACAAGACCGTTTGCGTAGTGTGCGTTGGCATGAGATTTCATCTGATATCGTCTTGCAGTCAGCTTCAAAAGCGGCAGGCGTTGCAGCTGTTGTTGAAAAATTAGGCTTGAAACCAGAAAATGTCCTTGTTTTCGGTGATGGGCTAAACGATTTGGAAGTCTTTGATTATGCAGGTATCAGTATTGCAATGGGACATTCGCATCCTGAGTTGCAGAAAAAAGCAGATTATATCACAAAAAAAGTAGAAGAAGATGGTATCTTTGATGCCTTGGAGAAATTAGGAATGGTTGAGAAAGAAAGAACATATCCCCAATTAAATTTGGAATCAGTAGAAGGACCGGTTGCAACGATTCATACCAATCATGGTGACTTGCGAATTCAGCTCTTCCCAGAACAAGCACCTAAGACAGTTGCAAACTTTGTAGCCCTTGCCAAGGATGGATACTATGATGGAGTCATCTTCCACCGTATCATCCAAGATTTCATGATTCAAGGAGGTGACCCAACCGGAACAGGTATGGGTGGTGAGTCTATCTACGGGGAATCATTTGAAGATGAATTTTCAATGGAAGTCTACAACCTCCGTGGAGCCCTATCCATGGCAAATGCTGGACCAAATACAAACGGCAGCCAATTCTTTATTGTACAAGCTGACAAAGTACCATACGCCAAAAAAGAATTAGAACGTGGTGGTTGGCCTGCGGAAATTGCAGCAGCCTATGCCGAACAGGGCGGGACTCCGCATTTGGACCAACGCCATACTGTTTTTGGCCACCTTGTTGACCAAGCATCATTTGAGGTTTTGGATGCAATTGCAAGTGTAGAAACTGGTTCGATGGATAAACCAGTGGAAGATGTAGTCATTCTTGGAGTTGAAATCGAGGACTAA
- a CDS encoding S1 RNA-binding domain-containing protein, whose product MKIGDKIAGKVTGIQPYGAFVELEDGTSGLIHISEIKTGFVDNIYEQVSLGQEVLVQVVDLDEYTGKASLSIRTLEEEKQKIPRHHRFTSDRHKTGFAPLGQALPGWVKESVAFLKEKKKA is encoded by the coding sequence ATGAAAATCGGAGACAAAATAGCAGGCAAGGTGACAGGCATTCAACCCTATGGCGCCTTTGTCGAATTAGAAGATGGGACAAGCGGTTTGATCCACATTTCAGAAATTAAGACTGGGTTTGTCGATAATATCTATGAACAAGTCTCCTTGGGTCAAGAAGTATTGGTACAGGTAGTGGACTTAGATGAGTACACGGGTAAGGCAAGTCTTTCCATCCGAACACTGGAAGAGGAAAAACAGAAAATACCACGCCATCATCGGTTCACCAGTGACCGCCATAAGACAGGTTTTGCTCCCTTGGGGCAAGCCCTGCCTGGCTGGGTCAAAGAATCAGTTGCATTTTTAAAAGAAAAAAAGAAGGCATGA
- the cysK gene encoding cysteine synthase A — protein MPIYQSITQLVGNTPIIKLNSLVPEGAAEVYVKLEAFNPGSSVKDRIALAMIEDAEKARIIKPGDTIVEPTSGNTGIGLAWVGAAKGYKVIIVMPETMSVERRKIIQAYGAELVLTPGSEGMKGAIAKAKEIAEEQNGWVPFQFANPSNPKVHEDTTGQEILKDFGPTGLDAFVSGVGTGGTVSGVSHVLKAANPDIAIYAVEADESAVLSGEAPGPHKIQGISAGFIPDTLDTTAYDGIIRVKSDDALATGRAIGGQEGFLVGISSGAAIHAAIEVAKELGAGKKVLAILADNGERYLSTALYDFEA, from the coding sequence ATGCCCATTTATCAATCAATTACCCAATTAGTTGGAAACACCCCAATCATCAAACTCAACTCCCTAGTGCCTGAAGGCGCTGCTGAGGTCTATGTAAAGCTGGAAGCATTCAACCCTGGCTCATCAGTTAAAGACCGTATCGCTTTAGCTATGATTGAAGATGCTGAAAAAGCTAGGATCATCAAACCTGGTGACACCATCGTGGAACCTACCAGCGGCAATACTGGTATCGGTTTGGCTTGGGTAGGGGCTGCCAAAGGTTACAAGGTAATCATCGTCATGCCTGAAACCATGAGTGTGGAACGTCGTAAAATCATCCAAGCCTACGGTGCGGAGTTGGTTCTTACACCAGGGAGCGAAGGGATGAAGGGAGCTATTGCGAAAGCAAAAGAGATTGCTGAAGAACAAAATGGCTGGGTGCCCTTCCAATTCGCTAATCCATCCAATCCAAAAGTTCACGAAGATACAACAGGTCAAGAAATTTTGAAGGACTTTGGTCCAACTGGCCTAGATGCTTTCGTTTCTGGTGTTGGTACTGGTGGAACTGTCTCTGGCGTTTCCCATGTTTTGAAGGCAGCAAATCCAGATATTGCAATCTACGCAGTTGAAGCGGATGAATCTGCCGTACTCTCTGGGGAAGCGCCTGGACCACACAAAATCCAAGGAATTTCAGCCGGCTTTATCCCGGATACCTTAGACACAACCGCTTACGATGGCATCATTCGCGTCAAGTCTGACGATGCACTTGCAACAGGACGTGCAATCGGTGGCCAGGAAGGGTTCTTGGTAGGTATTTCTTCAGGTGCAGCCATCCATGCAGCAATTGAAGTCGCAAAAGAATTGGGTGCAGGCAAAAAAGTATTAGCTATTTTGGCTGATAACGGTGAGCGCTATCTTTCAACAGCACTCTATGATTTCGAAGCATAA
- a CDS encoding YigZ family protein has protein sequence MKEFKTIKDDGIVDEEIKKSRFICFMKRVTSEEEAREFINAIKKEHYKANHNCSAFVLGENMTIKRTSDDGEPSGTAGVPMLTVLENHQLTNVVAVVTRYFGGIKLGAGGLIRAYAGAVAKAVKEIGMVEVKEQEGIAISLTYAQYQEFANWRAEWQLEEFDTQFNTGVDTLIFVDKQAVEPVLASLTEFYHGKVTGQVAESRVVEIPIH, from the coding sequence ATGAAAGAATTTAAAACTATCAAGGACGACGGAATTGTCGACGAGGAAATTAAAAAATCTCGCTTTATTTGTTTTATGAAACGTGTCACTAGTGAAGAAGAGGCGAGAGAGTTTATCAATGCCATAAAAAAGGAACATTACAAGGCTAACCATAACTGCTCTGCTTTTGTCTTAGGGGAAAATATGACCATCAAGCGGACCTCAGATGATGGTGAACCATCCGGTACCGCTGGCGTTCCGATGCTGACGGTTTTAGAAAACCACCAGCTGACCAATGTGGTGGCGGTGGTGACCCGCTATTTTGGTGGTATCAAACTGGGAGCAGGAGGTCTTATTCGTGCATACGCTGGCGCTGTGGCAAAGGCGGTCAAAGAAATCGGGATGGTTGAGGTCAAGGAGCAGGAAGGAATTGCTATTTCTTTAACCTATGCTCAATACCAAGAATTTGCTAACTGGCGAGCGGAATGGCAACTAGAAGAGTTCGATACCCAATTTAATACAGGTGTAGACACCCTCATCTTCGTTGATAAGCAAGCAGTTGAGCCTGTTCTTGCTAGCTTGACCGAATTTTATCATGGTAAAGTTACTGGTCAAGTAGCTGAGTCTAGGGTGGTTGAAATTCCGATTCATTAA
- a CDS encoding DEAD/DEAH box helicase: MDYESISMRDENKYGKWFTQDQLTREEIALARKLEQNTGPKTCLRCGADYEEIGRLPNQTYYCRACILLGRLRSDQALYYFPQKRFPEQSYLKWQGQLSTWQEKISTALQKQVENGRPSLVHAVTGAGKTEMIYQTIDTILKQGGAVCLASPRVDVCIELYQRLQKDFTCPISLLHGESADYFRTPLVIATTHQLLKFYQAFDLLIIDEVDAFPYVDNPILYQAVDNALKENGVRVFLTATATDRLDKMVRNGQLERLSLPRRFHGNPLVIPTPIWLGSLEASIKKTCLPTKLMKAILMQQATGFPLLLFVAEIERGRQVQEILEKEFGKGSVGCVSSQTSDRLDQVQAFREGKITILISTTILERGVTFPGVDVFVLESHHQLFTKSSLVQISGRVGRSMDRADGLLYFFHNGKTKAMQSAIKEIREMNKEAKDDQLPSL; the protein is encoded by the coding sequence ATGGATTACGAATCAATAAGTATGAGAGATGAAAACAAGTACGGAAAATGGTTCACGCAAGATCAATTAACAAGAGAAGAAATCGCCCTAGCAAGAAAACTAGAGCAAAATACTGGTCCAAAGACATGTCTGCGATGTGGAGCCGACTATGAAGAGATAGGTAGATTGCCGAATCAGACCTATTATTGTAGAGCATGCATCTTGTTGGGAAGGCTACGTTCTGATCAAGCCTTGTATTATTTTCCGCAAAAAAGATTTCCTGAACAATCCTATTTAAAATGGCAAGGACAATTGTCGACTTGGCAGGAAAAGATTTCAACCGCCCTTCAAAAACAAGTTGAAAATGGACGACCAAGTCTTGTCCATGCCGTTACAGGAGCAGGAAAGACAGAGATGATTTACCAAACCATCGACACTATTCTGAAACAGGGTGGGGCGGTTTGTTTAGCCAGCCCGCGCGTGGATGTTTGCATCGAACTTTACCAACGGCTTCAAAAAGACTTTACTTGTCCGATTAGCCTTTTGCATGGAGAATCAGCAGATTATTTTCGAACACCCTTGGTCATCGCTACCACACATCAATTGCTAAAATTTTACCAGGCTTTTGATTTATTGATAATCGATGAAGTTGATGCCTTTCCCTATGTAGATAACCCCATTCTTTACCAGGCGGTTGACAATGCGCTCAAAGAAAATGGGGTAAGAGTATTTTTGACGGCAACTGCAACAGATCGGCTTGACAAGATGGTCAGAAATGGCCAACTGGAACGGCTTAGTTTGCCAAGAAGATTTCATGGGAATCCCTTGGTTATCCCGACACCGATTTGGCTCGGTAGCCTTGAAGCTTCTATTAAAAAGACTTGCCTACCAACTAAACTGATGAAAGCCATCTTGATGCAACAGGCGACAGGATTTCCTTTGCTATTGTTTGTTGCTGAGATTGAAAGAGGCCGACAGGTTCAGGAAATCCTTGAGAAGGAGTTTGGAAAAGGGAGTGTAGGCTGTGTTTCTAGTCAAACCAGTGACCGGCTAGACCAAGTCCAAGCCTTTCGAGAGGGAAAGATTACTATTCTTATCTCTACAACCATTCTCGAAAGAGGAGTCACCTTTCCAGGGGTAGATGTTTTCGTATTAGAATCCCATCATCAGTTGTTTACAAAATCCAGTCTCGTCCAAATTTCAGGAAGAGTTGGGCGTAGTATGGATAGGGCAGATGGACTATTGTACTTTTTTCACAATGGAAAAACAAAGGCCATGCAATCAGCAATAAAAGAGATTCGAGAAATGAATAAGGAGGCAAAAGATGATCAACTGCCTTCTCTGTGA
- a CDS encoding ComF family protein → MNCLLCDQPISTKESFSNIFSFSKSQARTCQVCKAQFEKIGQKHCPSCYKYDEDKECEDCLHWRKQGLPADHLALFQYNQAMASYFSRYKFFGDYALRKVFASELKLMGKEWKDWQLVPIPLSQKSLEERGFNQVEALLEEAGLSYYNLLEKKETVKQSSLSRKERLETQQPFCLISETVPAEKILLIDDIYTTGQTIQHARKILLKAGAKTVKSFSIAR, encoded by the coding sequence ATCAACTGCCTTCTCTGTGATCAACCTATTTCGACAAAAGAAAGTTTTTCAAACATCTTTAGTTTTTCCAAGAGCCAGGCAAGAACTTGTCAAGTATGCAAGGCGCAATTTGAGAAAATTGGGCAGAAGCATTGTCCAAGTTGTTACAAATACGATGAGGATAAAGAATGCGAAGATTGTTTACATTGGCGAAAGCAAGGTTTGCCCGCGGATCATTTGGCACTTTTTCAGTACAACCAAGCAATGGCCAGCTATTTTTCACGCTACAAGTTTTTTGGTGATTATGCTTTAAGAAAAGTTTTTGCTTCAGAACTTAAACTAATGGGTAAGGAATGGAAGGATTGGCAGTTGGTCCCCATTCCCCTCAGTCAAAAAAGTCTTGAAGAAAGGGGATTTAATCAAGTCGAGGCCTTGCTAGAGGAAGCCGGTTTATCCTATTACAACTTATTAGAAAAGAAGGAGACGGTCAAACAATCCAGTCTCAGTCGAAAGGAACGACTCGAAACGCAACAACCGTTTTGCTTAATCTCAGAAACAGTGCCAGCAGAAAAGATTCTTTTAATTGATGATATCTATACGACAGGGCAGACCATTCAACACGCTAGGAAAATACTTTTGAAAGCAGGAGCGAAAACAGTCAAGAGTTTTTCAATCGCTCGTTAG
- the hpf gene encoding ribosome hibernation-promoting factor, HPF/YfiA family produces the protein MIKYSIRGENLEVTDALKDYVEDKVAKIEKYFNEDQELDAKVNLKVYRDKRAKVEVTILLGSITLRAEDVSQEMYGSIDLVVDKIERQIRRNKTKIERKHRQKISTSQVFSDEFTDQEVEEVKVVRTKQIDLKPMDLEEAILQLELLGHDFFIYTDANDGTTNLLYKREDGDLGLLEVK, from the coding sequence ATGATTAAATATAGTATTCGTGGAGAAAACCTTGAAGTTACAGATGCCTTGAAAGACTACGTAGAAGACAAAGTCGCAAAAATTGAAAAATATTTCAATGAAGACCAAGAACTAGATGCGAAAGTCAACTTGAAAGTATACCGTGACAAGCGTGCAAAAGTAGAAGTTACTATTCTATTAGGCAGCATTACATTGCGTGCGGAAGACGTATCTCAAGAAATGTATGGCTCGATTGACCTAGTTGTTGATAAGATTGAACGCCAAATCCGTCGCAACAAGACAAAAATTGAGCGCAAACATCGTCAAAAGATTTCAACAAGCCAAGTCTTCTCAGATGAATTTACAGACCAAGAAGTAGAAGAAGTAAAAGTAGTACGTACCAAGCAAATTGACTTGAAGCCAATGGATTTGGAAGAAGCAATTTTACAGTTAGAATTACTTGGGCATGATTTCTTTATCTACACAGATGCAAATGACGGCACTACAAATCTTCTATATAAAAGAGAAGATGGTGACCTAGGATTGCTTGAAGTAAAATAA